Proteins from one Xiphophorus hellerii strain 12219 chromosome 8, Xiphophorus_hellerii-4.1, whole genome shotgun sequence genomic window:
- the nedd4l gene encoding E3 ubiquitin-protein ligase NEDD4-like isoform X7, translating into MATNYEPIYGLSEDEHETRVLRVKVIAGIDLAKKDIIGASDPYVKLSLYVADENKELGLVQTKTIKKTLNPKWNEEFYFRVCPQNHRLLFEVFDENRLTRDDFLGQVDVPLSHLPTEDPAMERPYTFKDFLLRPRSHKSRVKGYLRLKMAYLPKQGGQEEEAGEMREEAEGWDESADSGSQRPQQLLPPLPSGWEEKVDNLGRTYYVNHNNRTTQWKRPSNMDVISEIESDNQQRQINQEAHRVFRARRHISEDLENERMDSRDMDNSWELITEEDPNDSLAQSLPAPSSVLTPQHSPTPAAQEFSEDLNLRLSITPETNGELPGPSSSLSQLSNRLRSSSMTDGVSDQAQAPPLTGPQTRRTRAQTVSGGEEPMSPSAASYTLTTPGLPPGWEERKDAKGRTYFVNHNNRTTTWTRPIVQLTEDGASTSAAAAAAVASGPASALVPSSTPPSSSSNASNHHLHEPQVRRPRSLSSPTVTLSTPLEGANNIQVRRAVKDTLSNPQSPQLSPYSSPKSQHKTQQSFLPPGWEMRIAPNGRPFFIDHNSRTTTWEDPRLKYPVHMRNKNSMEPGELGPLPPGWEERVHTDGRTFYIDHNTKTTQWEDPRLQSPAITGPAVPYSREFKQKYDYFRKKLKKPADIPNRFEMKLHRNNIFEESYRRIMSLKRPDVLKARLWIEFESEKGLDYGGVAREWFFLLSKEMFNPYYGLFEYSATDNYTLQINPNSGLCNEDHLSYFKFIGRVAGMAVFHGKLLDGFFIRPFYKMMLGKQISLKDMESVDSEYYNSLKWILENDPTELDLRFCIDEDNFGQTYQVDLKPSGSDMVVTNENKKEYIDLVIQWRFVNRVQKQMNAFLEGFTELIPIDLIKIFDENELELLMCGLGDVDVNDWRQHTVYKNGYCPNHPVIQWFWKVVLLMDAEKRIRLLQFVTGTSRVPMNGFAELYGSNGPQLFTIEQWGTPDKLPRAHTCFNRLDLPSYESFEDLREKLLMAVENAQGFEGVD; encoded by the exons ACAAGAGATGATTTCCTTGGACAAGTCGACGTTCCCCTCAGTCATCTGCCG ACAGAGGATCCTGCTATGGAGCGCCCATACACGTTTAAAGACTTCCTGCTTCGACCAAGAAG TCACAAGTCCAGGGTGAAGGGTTACTTGCGTCTGAAGATGGCCTATTTGCCCAAACAAGGAGGACAAGAGGAGGAGGCTGGAGAGATGAGGGAAGAGGCTGAG GGTTGGGATGAGTCCGCAGATTCGGGCTCCCAGCGACCCCAGCAGCTGTTGCCTCCTTTGCCTTCAGGCTGGGAAGAAAAGGTGGACAACCTGGGACGCACCTACTACGTGAACCACAACAACCGCACCACCCAGTGGAAGCGGCCTTCAAACAT GGATGTTATCTCAGAAATCGAGAGCGACAATCAGCAGCGGCAAATAAATCAGGAGGCACATCGTGTTTTCCGTGCACGGCGCCACATCAGCGAAGACCTAGAGAACGAGCGCATGGACTCCAGGGACATGGACAAT tCCTGGGAGCTCATCACCGAAGAGGATCCCAACGACAGCTTGGCCCAGTCTCTGCCCGCTCCCTCCTCTGTTTTGACCCCGCAGCACTCGCCAACGCCTGCTGCTCAGGAGTTCTCTGAAGACCTAAATCTGAGGCTGTCAATCACCCCTGAAACGAACGGTGAACTGCCAGGGCCCAGCTCCTCTCTG AGCCAGCTGTCAAACAGACTCCGGTCTTCAAGTATGACAGATGGTGTCAGTGATCAGGCCCAGGCACCTCCTCTAACG GGTCCCCAGACCAGAAGAACAAGAGCTCAAACTGTGTCAGGTGGTGAGGAGCCCATG TCCCCCTCGGCAGCTTCCTACACCTTGACCACCCCCGGCCTGCCCCCCGGatgggaggagaggaaggaCGCCAAGGGAAGAACTTATTTCGTCAATCATAACAACCGCACCACTACTTGGACTAGGCCAATTGTGCAG CTGACTGAAGACGGAGCCAGcacctcagcagcagcagcagcagcagtagcatcAGGGCCTGCCTCAGCCCTGGTACCCTCTTCCacccctccctcctcctcttccaaTGCTTCCAACCATCACCTCCATGAGCCCCAAGTCCGACGACCTCGTAGCCTCAGCTCTCCCACTGTCACCCTTTCCACTCCTTTGGAG GGTGCCAACAATATCCAGGTGCGGAGGGCGGTGAAAGACACCCTCTCCAATCCACAGTCTCCTCAGCTGTCTCCGTATAGCTCCCCAAAATCACAACACAAGACCCAGCAGAGCTTCTTGCCCCCGGGCTGGGAGATGAGGATAGCCCCTAATGGACGGCCTTTTTTCATCGACCACAACAGCAGAACCACCACCTGG GAGGACCCCAGGTTGAAATATCCCGTCCATATGAGGAATAAGAACTCAATGGAACCTGGTGAACTTGGTCCTCTTCCT CCCGGATGGGAGGAAAGAGTTCACACAGACGGTCGCACTTTCTACATCGACCACA ATACAAAGACCACTCAGTGGGAGGACCCCCGTTTACAGAGTCCAGCTATCACGGGACCT gcTGTTCCCTACTCCAGAGAGTTCAAGCAGAAATATGACTACTTCaggaagaaattaaagaaaccG GCGGATATTCCGAACCGCTTTGAGATGAAGCTACACAGGAACAACATCTTTGAGGAGTCCTACCGTCGAATCATGTCCCTGAAGAGGCCAGATGTTCTAAAAGCACGATTATGGATTGAGTTTGAATCAGAGAAAGGATTGGACTACGGTGGCGTGGCCAGAGAGTGGTTCTTCCTCCTGTCTAAGGAGATGTTCAATCCCTACTACGGCCTGTTCGAGTACTCTGCCAC GGACAATTACACTCTCCAAATCAATCCTAATTCTGGCCTCTGCAATGAGGATCATCTTTCCTATTTCAAGTTCATCGGACGTGTGGCAGGAATGGCTGTGTTTCATGGAAAACTCCTGGATG GTTTTTTCATACGTCCATTTTACAAGATGATGCTGGGGAAACAGATATCGCTTAAGGACATGGAGTCTGTg GACAGCGAATACTATAACTCCCTAAAGTGGATTCTGGAAAATGATCCCACAGAACTTGACCTCAGGTTTTGTATTGATGAGGACAACTTTGGACAG ACATATCAGGTTGACCTGAAGCCCAGCGGTTCAGACATGGTGGTCACCAATGAGAATAAGAAAGAATACATTGA CTTGGTCATCCAGTGGAGGTTTGTCAACCGGGTCCAGAAGCAGATGAACGCCTTCCTGGAG ggATTCACTGAGCTCATTCCAATAGATTTGATCAAGATCTTTGATGAAAATGAACTAGAG CTGCTCATGTGCGGCTTGGGCGACGTCGACGTTAACGACTGGAGACAACACACAGTTTACAAGAACGGCTACTGTCCCAACCATCCAGTGATCCAGTGGTTCTGGAAG GTTGTCCTGTTGATGGACGCTGAGAAGAGAATCCGACTCCTCCAGTTTGTTACGGGAACGTCGCGAGTGCCGATGAATGGCTTTGCTGAACTTTATG GTTCTAATGGCCCTCAGCTGTTTACAATTGAGCAGTGGGGAACACCAGATAAGCTACCAAGAGCTCATACTTG TTTTAACCGCTTGGATCTGCCCAGCTACGAATCCTTCGAGGACCTGAGAGAGAAGCTCCTCATGGCGGTGGAGAACGCTCAAGGCTTCGAGGGAGTCGACTAA